Genomic DNA from uncultured Methanospirillum sp.:
TCCACGGCTCTGTGTTGTGATTCGATGTCCCATCTTACACCACCTTACATTATGCCGAGACGGCTGAGGATCTCCTCTGCGGACTTCTCATTGGTAAATCCGATGATGGCTTTCTTTTCACCTTTGGTGGTCATCATCGTCCTTACTGAGGTGACCTGCTGGCCGAACATCTTCTCGACCGCCTTCTTGATCTCCGGTTTGGTTGCATTACGATCAACGACAAACTGGATTTTACTCTCGTTCTCTACCCCGTAGGTTGCTTTTTCTGTTGCATGCGGGTACTTCAGAACCA
This window encodes:
- a CDS encoding 50S ribosomal protein L23; translation: MVLKYPHATEKATYGVENESKIQFVVDRNATKPEIKKAVEKMFGQQVTSVRTMMTTKGEKKAIIGFTNEKSAEEILSRLGIM